The Alligator mississippiensis isolate rAllMis1 chromosome 14, rAllMis1, whole genome shotgun sequence DNA segment CAAGGTAATCTTTCTCCCCACCTGTCTATCAGTCATGGTGGAAGGCTGGCAGGGGATAGCATTGCTCTTTCATGGCATCACCTTCAAAGGATGGTGACCATCACCTTGGCTGTCACTAAGAACTGAATCAAATTCCTCTGCACCTGAACTAGAGGCACCACAGCTTGGGTTCAGGACAGAGTTGATGAATGACGCACGCAGACACCGCCTGGCTTAGTTAAACCAGTTCAAACACCTGTGTGTAGCTGCTTTTTTATTTCCTCTTGGTTAAGCTTCAGACCGTTCACCCTAAGCCTCTGGCATGGGTATAAGCTAATTGCCTTTTTGATAAATAGGCCCAACCCTGTGTGTGGACCAAGCCCTGAGACCCTTGTCTGGTAATCGCAGCAGAGTCGCATCTCAGCCAGGCCCAGAGGGGCTGGCATATGGCCTGACTGGCAGCTTGCTGCCATGACCCTGCCCTCAGGAGAGTCCTTTGGTCCTCGGAGGCCCTGTAGACCAACTGTCTGTGCTTTTGTTTTGCCAGTGCTGGGGGGCTGCCCCTCAGAGCCATCCTGCCAGCGGGGAGAGCTCTTGAGGAGGCTCACTGAGCAGGACCGTTCCCACCTTGCTATTAATGTCACTTGGCTCCATTGTCTCCCCCTCTGACAGATtgccaagcagcagcaacagcttattcagcagcagcacaagattaacctgctgcagcagcagatcCAGGTAAGAGGCAGCTTcctctctgccagccctggcatgcTGTTAGTCCCTGCTTAGAGTCCCCTTGATTCTCCATCCCAGGATCCTGGGCAGGGCTCCCACCTGCTCTGTCATGGACCTCTCTCTTCTCCAGCAGGTCAACATGCCCTATGTCATGATCCCAGCCTTTCCCCCCAGCCATCAGTCACTCCCTGTGGCTCCAGACTCCCAGCTAGCACTTCCCATCCAGCCCATCCCTTGCAAACCAGGTAAGGAAGGGATGGCGGAGGGTGGCAGGATTACAGGGAAcaggggggggaagggacaggtgaGAAAGGCGGCACTGGGGAAAAGTGACTGTCCTCAGAAACAGCCTAGATCAGGGCATCGACCCTTGTGTGCCTTTGCTGGGATTGTGACCTTGGGTTTTGGAAGCTCAGCAAGACCTGGGGAGAGTTGTCTAAGAAGCTaagttggggctgggcaggggagagccaggaggCTTCTGGGTGTTGGATGGTTTCTATCAGGCATTGATGTGCCCTTGCCCCCAACTTGGGGTCCTGGCCCTCCTCCCGTTTGCCACTGGGACTCACACTGGGGACCCAGATCCCTCCCTCTGGCTGGTCGATGGTATCTTTGCTGGACCTCGCTGGGCCCCTGCCTCTCCCATCTCTTGATTAACTCTTTGAAGACCCTCTGCTCTCTGTAGCAGTTTGTCTTTTATAGAGGCAGTTTGGGTTTGTCAGTGAGGCCCAGGAGCCTGTACCCTAGCTCCACATCTGTAGAAAGGAGAGAGCAGTCCCTCCTTTGTCTGCCCAGGTTCTTTGGGGGGGTTGCGGTAGTAGTACCTTGCAccctacagccctgagcaccATCGGGGCCCAAAGGCACTGCCATAATAGCAATAATAGCAGCACTCCTTAATCATCAGTGCTATGCTAGCAGGCCTGGGGAACATTTAGGTTTCAAGCAGCTGTTATCCCCACTGGCATGAACAACAGCTTTGCCCATCTGCTGGGAGTCCCAAACACAGGGGCCTGTGCTAGCAGTGGAGGTCGGGGGCCAATTCCAGgcacaggcaaggccagctggCTCATGGCTGCTGTTGTGTCTTCTCCCCCAGCTTCTCTTTCTGCAGTGGAGTACCCGGTGCAGCTCCTACACAGCCCTCCTCCGCCGTCGCTCAAGAGACCCTCTGGCTCCAGCCACCTCCAGATGCAGGTATTGCCCCAAATCTGCTGTCCTCACAGGGCTTGGGGGTCATGCTGGGACAcacaccacttctgccttctctCTCCCCGCAACCAGGAGTCTTCACAGCCCCTGAACCTAACGGCCAAGCCCAAAGGCCCTGAGCTCCCCAGTgcctccagctctcccagcctgaAGATGGGCAGCTGCCAGTCCCTCACACCAAATCACGGGGCCACACGGGACCTGCAGTCCAGCCCTTCCAACCTGCCCCTCGGTAAGAGCACCAAGGTGCACTCTGCAATGATACTAGGGATTGTATCCAtggcaggaggggagagagcaAGGATTTTTGCCTAGACCTTACGTACCAGACCCATAGCTCAAGGACTTGCTGTGTCTGTACCGTGGAAGGCTCTggggacagggatgatcctgcctcaggcaggggattggactagatgacctctggacatcccttccaaccctacttctctatgactctaagaCAGCAAGAGTAAAGGATCCATTCTTAAGGAGGAAGCTTCATGCCCACAGCAGTATTAGGAGACAACAAAGTCCCTCAGTAGCCAAGTCCAGAGGGGATCAttgctgggggagagagagggaaagactggTCAGGGTTTGGGGGGGCGCGGGGAGATGGATAGAATAGAGACCAAACTTTCTGTTACACCCTCTCACTTCCTTGCTTGCTGCTAATTGGAAATAAAAAAAGTTGGAACTCATGGTGGCCTGAGATGTTCCTTAAATAGATGGTGGCTTCAATGCCTGGGGATCGGGTCCTTTCCAGAGGCCTGTCCCAGGGGCTGTGAGACCTTTGCAAGGAGATGGTGCTGGCCCTGACCTGTGCTGTCCTGGGGGTTTATTCTCAGGGTTCCTGGGAGAGGGGGATGCCATCACCAGAGCCATCCAGGATGCCCGGCAGCTCCTGCATGGCCACAGCGGGGCCTTGGAGAGCTCTCTGAGCAACCCCTACAGAGTGAAGGTGAGTGACACCCCAGCTGTGGAGCTCCTAGGCTCTGACCCCAGACTGGATGGGAAGGTCTTGGGCCCTGTCGACACTGCCGAGCTCCAAAGCCCAGAAATGGGCCAGTGTAGAAAGGCTGAGCATGTGCTGAGCATGCTCGAGATGTGCCACACTGGACTGTACCCTCAGTTGTCCCCACCGCCCACTCTCTGGGTCTTGGCACACActagtggggagcaggagggcatgGCTGGCTCCCCGGTGACGCTCCCTGGGCACAGCATGGATGTAGGCAGACGTGTCTGGGAGAAGCCAGCTCTGCACACAGAGCAGGATTCTTGGGGGAGGCTGTGCTCAGATACAAGAGTAGCCCAAGAGAATGGAGACCCCAGGCATTGGGTCCCAGAGCTGTTCTGCCATGACACTGCAAGCCAGATGGCCTGTCTGCGGGTGGGCAATGTTGGACCTTCCCCTAGGGAAAAGGTCCCTTGCCAGTAACTCCGCTGCCAGCCCACTTCCTTACATCGGCAGCTGGCAGTAACCTCCGCTCTCCATGTGCCTGTAGGACCACATCGGAGTGGACTCCTCCCCAGCTAAAGAGCGGGTGGAAGAGACCTGTGCACACAGGCTGGACGAGGCCATGATAACCTGTGACATGGATGGTAAGGACGCCTTCCCCTGGGCCTGAGATGTGCCACGAGCTTTGAATGCCAATTGCCACAGGGCTTCTTTGAGCCGAGGCTGTGGGTGGCTtctcctttcctcttttttttctgctcttctatacctttcctcctcttccagaCTTTCCCCCCTCTTCTGGTCTTTCCTTTCTTCACCTTGCTCCATCAGCCTGTGCTCTAAAAACAGCTCTCAGTGGAAAACAACCAAGgctggtgcttgtttgaagggtGTGGCCATCTCCTTTGTGGCCAGCCGATCACCTGTTTTCTGCAGCCCTACTCTGGGGTTCTCCATTGCTGATGGAGCACTTGTAGTTTGCACCAAAATGGTGCTTTCTGTATTGTGGGCCGTGTTGTGGGAGCTGCTGAGACAGCTCCTGGTCACAGGCCCCTCCACAAGCCCCGCGGATGCTCCTTGCTCTGAGGGGCAGCTGCCCTTGCTCTGAGCTCCAGTTGTATACCTTCCTTGAAGGTGAAGAAGGAAAATACTGCTTTGGAGCTGAACTGAGACCTATGCACTTTGTTTCATCCAAGCTCTTTGGAAGTGTCCCCTCCTGCTTAGCTCAGGTGCTGCCTTGTTCACCCGGAGACCTCGGGAGCTCAATATTGAGACGTGCTGAGCCCCCCGTGGATCCAGAGAAGTGTGTGAGAGCTGCCAATGCTAACACTACAGAAAAAACAGGCTCCAAGGGGCTGAGATTTATTTTCCTAGAGGGCCTGAGAAGCCACAGGTCCAGTCGGGGAAACAGGCTGATGGGACCCTGTCTCTGTGGCTGGGCTGCTAAGAATGAACTTCCAAACTGTGAACAGACATTTGGTCTTGTCTTGCAAGTGAGGTGGGATTTGAGCCGCCTCCTCCATGGGGGCCTGTGAACAGTGCCTTTGCCCTCTTTAAAACACTTTCCAAGCTGGGAGAAGTGCTTGGCTGCTTCATTCCCTTGCAGGTTGTATTGTTTCCTTGCTTTCCAGGCCTCCTAACTGACTCTTCCTTGCTGTGCTCCCTCAGGCTCACGGCACTTCCCCGAGTCCAGGAACAACAACCACATCAAGCGGCCCATGAACGCCTTCATGGTCTGGGCCAAGGACGAGCGGCGGAAGATCCTGCAGGCCTTCCCAGATATGCACAACTCCAGTATCAGCAAGATCCTGGGTAAGTATGTCCCATGGAGGAGGCAGGTGTGGTGGGAGCCCTCTGCCCTGGTGCTCAGGGAAGGGATGGCTGAAAGCAGTGGAGTCTGGGCATGTTGGAGACATGCTTCTTCCCATTTACCCCTGCCTCTGACCTGCTGCTGGGAATAGATTACAGACTTCCTGACACTAACCATTTTCCTCCCAGAGCCATTATGCCCAGTGAGATATTCCTCTTGTAGATGCTTGTTTTGCACTGTCACGGTGCTAAACCAGAGTGTTCCTGGCACCATTTTGCCGTAAGCCATAGACAGTGGATTGGAGATTTTGGATGAAAACACAGCCCATAGAGCGCAATCTTGTATTAGTATCTCTGGCAGGCTTGCACCCTTCTTTCTGCTGCCTGTGTATCAAACCCCTCTGCTGCAGACCTCAACTTGGTCTCAACCATGGTCCCTGCACCGCGGACTTTTGTTGAGTCTCCACGTCGTCCCAGCTTCACGCAGCCCCCGCCCTAGCTATTTAAAGACACACGTGCGGTCTCCGAAGAGTCCATCCCAGACTGCTAGCCCGGCACGCTTGAAGCACAGCATAGGGTTTCTGTGGCCTGCCCTCGGCGTGTGCTGTTGATTTGGTCTCACAGCTCCATTCTTGGGAAAAAAGCAGCTCCCTTTGAAGGATGGCTGGGCTAGGATCTGATCTGTGACCAATGGCAAACCACAGCGTCTGGGGTATGTCAGGAGTAGACGCTTTGTGGTGTGCTGTCTGCTCGCTCAACACCATAGCGGAGCTTTAAATAACTGGTGGGATTCTTGCCGTGGGGGGCCTGTACACGTAGCAGGCGCGTGAGAAGCCGGCTCAGGCACTGGGTCCCTGAGTGGCCTTGAGCCAGGCACCCAGTGTCCAGAGCCTCCATTTCTCATCAGCGTGTAAGGGCAGAGCAAGATCTGTTGTGGGGGACAGACCATGCAGTTGCCTAATGGTTAGGACAGATGCTTCGTGCCTTGGCAGGGCTCTTACTCTGCAGAGCACCCTGTGTCGGCCCAAAGTTAACATGGGGCAGTGCTGCCTGAGCTCTGGATCCATTCTGTCaagctgcctggcactgctgttTATGCTGGTGAGGAGGAATGTCCTGATTTGGCTACTTCTCCTTTGCCTGGGTGCAAGTGACTCCAGCCCAGCCGTGAGAGAGCTGGGCCATGGCATTTTGGTGTGAAGGGTAATGAAGCAGAGGCAGAGTAGACTGTAGCCTTGGCATTTCCAGCTGGTAGGTgcgtagtgtgtgtgtgtctcacacTGGTGTTTCAAAGCCAGTGATGCAGGAAGCTCTGTCTTGTGCTGTGCTGTCCATCGGGTCATGTCCCCCATGCCAGGATCCCTTGTGTACCCACTAACCCCTTCCCTTGTTGTTGCATTGGCAGTGGCCTCTTTTGCCCTCCTTGTGCCTGTGGTCTACTCCAGACTGTCCTCCGTGGATCTGGCCttgtgccttgtggttgtgtgtgCGGTTCAAAATGGGTCTGAGCTAGGGATTGGGGctgcctgggaaagcaggggacTAGACTCCAGTCCTTCCAGTCCACTGTGTGTGGCCTTGCTATTAACGGATCATTACCTTGGAGCAAAGGCTTGGCTAGACTAGAGACAGATATGGTCTTCTGTGTGAGGTGCAGTGGCCTGAATTGGAAGAGGGACTTCCCTGGTCCCATCCCTTCCAGTCTGGGGAGTAGGGGAGGAGGCAAAGCATGAGAAGACTGTGGCATGAGCAGTGCCCACTTGTTGAGATGATGGAGGACAGAATCTTTCAGAGCTGGCTGAGATAATCCTGCACTGAGACCCATCCCCGGCCCTGCCCGCTGCATGCACACGTGCTTGTGGCTGCCATGCAGGTGAGGGACGAGCTGTCCAGCAGGCCAGATGGCCACCCGTGTGtagctcccttcctgccctgccagcatgcaGTAGCCAGCAGCACACCTGGGACAAGTGGCGGAGAGAGCCATGAGGCATCAGAGACACTGGACTTTACTGGGCTGCCTGTAGCTGAGTGGAGTTACTGTGCCCAGGGACTGGGTCCAAAGAGCACTGCAAGGTGTGGGAAGACCTCTTCATTTCACCCTTGCTTTGGGGCATGGGAGAGGAGGATGGTACAGGCCTTTGGCCCCCAATTCTCCCATTCCCTTGGCATAGGTGATGCTTGAttgttttcccttccccttctgctcctccctgccctctctggCCTGCATTCCTCCCACTTTTTTCccttctggctctggctctggctctgggtgCTGCCCGGGATGACAATAAAGGTCAGTAAGCAGGAATGCACATCACATGTCAGGCCGGTCTATTTTAGCTGCTGCACCTGCTGGCCATACCTTTCATGAGGACAATGAAGCAGAAGTACAGGACAGAGAGGTGACCAGGAAaggtcagggctgggggagggggtctccTTCAGGGCAGGTGGAGCGAGGCCTGGATGGCTGCATTTCAATGGGAATGGGCCCGTGGCATGTCTGGGAGATCCCCGCCATGTCACTTGTGATGGCTTTGTCCCTGTTGAGACCTGCCAGTAACTCTGCACCTGCCAATCAGGGGCAAATCACTCAGGTTGGGTGGTACAGCTTGTTTGCATGGgttgtatgcaaatgtaaaatgCCATTTGCATGTGTTTATCACAGCAGTGCCTGGGTACCCAAATTGACCTGGGAACGCTGGGTCAGTTTTCAGTTGACGCAAGCTCCTGTGTGGACACTCGTATTTCAGTGCCTCTGGATTGTGTTATCTTGCTCCCATGCTGACTTGTTGTAGGGACCTTAAGCAAATCACCCcttccctctgtgcctcagttccctcaCCTGTGAAATGGGCATGCAGCAGGTATCACTAATGTTGGCAAAGCACGGCGAGTATTCCCACTGTGGGACCTGCTTTGCTGCTGTTCAGGCTCAGCAGCGGAGAGCAGACACATCTATGCTGCTTTCATAGGAGTTTTGGGAAGTGGTAAGACCCTTCCCTCCGACTTggttgtggccacaaagcctgtgaAGCTTGAGCAGGTGATGCCTTGAAGGGGCTACACAGTGCGAAGTCTGAGAGGCATCCAACTGGAGCAGTAGGACAATAACCTACTATTTCTACCTGCCAGCACTCTTTCAGGTCAAGCGTTAGCAGTCGCagcagccctgtctgctgctggttcttcccggTGGCCAAGGCTGTGGTGGGAGTTTCAAAGGTAGCTCAGGCAGTCTGTAAATcttgcccccatcccctcccaatATTGTATTGCAGGGTCCCGGTGGAAGTCCATGACGAACCAGGAGAAGCAGCCCTATTACGAGGAGCAGGCACGGCTGAGCCGGCAGCACCTGGAGAAGTACCCAGACTACAAGTACAAGCCGCGGCCCAAGCGCACCTGCATCGTGGAGGGCAAGCGGCTTCGCGTGGGCGAGTACAAGGCCCTGATGAGGAACCGGAGGCAGGATGCCAGGCAGGGCTTCTTGATAGCGTAaggctcccagccatgtgggtgCATGCGGGGCTCTCCCTGCGTctgggagcagagcacagagagCAGCGCATAGCAAAGCTGGGTGGACGTTTGAACAGGAAGTGACGGGCAGCGCTGCATCATGACAAAGCTGcatgggggagaagggcaggggtaTCAAGGTGAGAATAGGCCCAGAGAGCTCCAGGTGGGTTGGGGCTTTCCAGGCATGTTTAGGCTGCACACCTCACTCAGTTGTGGGGTGTGAGGCTGGAGCAATGGGACATCAAGGAGAATCCCCATTAGCTGCTGGCAGTAGGGGCTCTATGACATGAACAGAATGGGACCTGGGCACAGCAGCCAGCTCTTTGCTGGTGCCTGGTGTCCTCTATGAGGTGGCGATGCGGGGTCAGGAAGAACAGAAGGTGATGGTCCCTTCATGAggtttctcccctcccacccctctcgcCCCCTCCGCACAGGAGGCTGACTGACAATGTCCCACCCTAGCTGGATTCTTTTTTAGTGTGCAAAGAAGGGTTTGAGTCATGGAAACAGCCCTTCATGCATGGTCTTTGCATTCTGAGGAAAAGCCTTGCTGCGTGTTGGAAAATGACACTTGAAAACCAAAAGGCTTTGATGTGGCAATACCACCGGGTGAAAGGTGCCCCGTGCTGTGCGCTTTCCCACCAACCCTGCTCCTACACCAGGCTACAGGGCCAGGGGTCCCATGATGTGATAGCCTCCCTTGCCTTTGACCCTGGTAGGCTGGGGGAGCCTAGCCCATAGTGGggagtgggagcatggggagatTGCTGGGGCTTTCCTGGTGAATCCTATTTTTCCTCTGAGGTTTTTTTGGTCAgaatagttcttttttttttttccagcagaaaatTGAATTTTCCCTGGGAAATTGCCCAGGATGCTATTTTCTCCCCAGCTGGTGTCAGCACTGTCCCTGGGGGAGGGAGTTCTGTGTGCCAGCCAGCTCTCACCCCCAACCAAGGTGACCATGTCCCCCTGCTTTTTAGACCCCAAAGCAGCCAGATGCAAGCCACCTCCTCAGATGTCCTGTACCCAAGGCCAGTGGGTTTGCAGCTGACGCCACCGCTGATGGAGCACTACCTGCCCCGTGGCACAGACCCCAATATGCCCGTCATCATCAACACGCGCAGCCTCAAAGCCCAGGAGGCCGACGGCATGGAGGACAGGCACTCAGTCGCAGATGGCGAGATGTACCGGTACAGCGAGGAGGAGGACTCCGAGGTCGAGGACAAGAGCGATGGGGAGCTAGTGGTGCTGACGGACTgagcccaggcaggcagggagggtgtGCGGGGTGGGCATGAGGGAGGAAGGGCAGCACCTGGAACTGAAAGGGTGGGAGCGTGggggcaaggtgggcagggggaacagCCCCTGTGGCTTGGCTCCCTGTGCTAAAAAGCTCTGGGATGCAGCAATGCTGCAAAGCAGGTCTGTAGGCATCACTCCCTGGGCCAGGAGGAGCCTCTCCCATCAGAGAGGCCTGACACAGGGCAACGCCGGCTGTGAACAGGGGACCTGGGGTGGGCATGTGTCAAGGCATGGGGCACAGGCTCACCCTCTCGCCCCCTCTCTGGAGGCAAAGGAGTTGGCTTCACCGTGCAGAGCAGCACTGGGGTTTACTCACATGCTTCCTTGGCACCGGGGCATATTCCTGGGACAGAGAGGGGCAGAGGtgcaggcttggggctgcagCACGGCCAGAGTGGGTGCCCAAGCAGGTGGGTGTCTCCAGGAGGTCTGCTGAGAGCAGAGTAGTGGTGACCATGCAgcagaccctgctgctgccctgtgagACCTGCTGGTGCCTGCATTCACAGGGCCTGCAAGAAGGTTCAAGGACTTGCTATGGgaccaggcagtggggaggcccCCATGCCCGGGACAGTGTGAGCAGTGCCCGGTGTGTGGAGACAGGCAGGAAAGCCTGGGACAGACAAGAAGCAGGCTCAGGCTGATGCTTCTGTCTCTTGGTCAATCTCTGGTGCTCCTGCCTCTTGGGGTCCGCCTTTCCCCAGTGCGGCTTCaaggagcagctcctgcctgctgggctcagAGCCATTAGTGGAGAGGTCCCGAGCAAGCAATCGAAATGACCCTCCCAGGCCTGGGGGGTGCTGCAAAGGGGGTCTGGAGGGACTCTGGCTCTCCAGAGGTGAAACAAGTGGAGACCACGGTGGCCTgttcccctgtccccctccctgaggAAGCCAACGCTGGTTGTGACGCCAGCCGAGGTGAATCCTCAACTGTCCAGGGCCCAGCCAGCTGCCCGGGCAGCTGTGGCCACACAGTGGCCCCGCTTCAGCCGGGCACTGAGGTCTGTGTTGTGCTCGGTAGCAAATGGCGTGGGGAACACTTGTTGCTCATTCAGGCGCTGTACCAGGCCGCTCGGCTCCcgcacccccctctgcccccccacggGCCGCTTGCTTGTTCCCactctctg contains these protein-coding regions:
- the SOX13 gene encoding transcription factor SOX-13 isoform X1 gives rise to the protein MSMRNPVSPHLDLDGAGNMVNCTIKTEEKKESCYESPKGAAAGPESHTSSLHGAPPSLRDTADSRALPQESPSPGNDAIDSKSSTFEPAVGSQEKLDFNRNLKEVMPTIEKLLSSDWKERLLGRNNMESKEVKGTQESLAEKELQLLVMINQLSTLRDQLLTAHSEQKNMAAMLFEKQQQQMELARQQQEQIAKQQQQLIQQQHKINLLQQQIQQVNMPYVMIPAFPPSHQSLPVAPDSQLALPIQPIPCKPASLSAVEYPVQLLHSPPPPSLKRPSGSSHLQMQESSQPLNLTAKPKGPELPSASSSPSLKMGSCQSLTPNHGATRDLQSSPSNLPLGFLGEGDAITRAIQDARQLLHGHSGALESSLSNPYRVKDHIGVDSSPAKERVEETCAHRLDEAMITCDMDGSRHFPESRNNNHIKRPMNAFMVWAKDERRKILQAFPDMHNSSISKILGSRWKSMTNQEKQPYYEEQARLSRQHLEKYPDYKYKPRPKRTCIVEGKRLRVGEYKALMRNRRQDARQGFLIAPQSSQMQATSSDVLYPRPVGLQLTPPLMEHYLPRGTDPNMPVIINTRSLKAQEADGMEDRHSVADGEMYRYSEEEDSEVEDKSDGELVVLTD
- the SOX13 gene encoding transcription factor SOX-13 isoform X2, with amino-acid sequence MSMRNPVSPHLDLDGAGNMVNCTIKTEEKKESCYESPKGAAAGPESHTSSLHGAPPSLRDTADSRALPQESPSPGNDAIDSKSSTFEPAVGSQEKLDFNRNLKEVMPTIEKLLSSDWKERLLGRNNMESKEVKGTQESLAEKELQLLVMINQLSTLRDQLLTAHSEQKNMAAMLFEKQQQQMELARQQQEQIAKQQQQLIQQQHKINLLQQQIQVNMPYVMIPAFPPSHQSLPVAPDSQLALPIQPIPCKPASLSAVEYPVQLLHSPPPPSLKRPSGSSHLQMQESSQPLNLTAKPKGPELPSASSSPSLKMGSCQSLTPNHGATRDLQSSPSNLPLGFLGEGDAITRAIQDARQLLHGHSGALESSLSNPYRVKDHIGVDSSPAKERVEETCAHRLDEAMITCDMDGSRHFPESRNNNHIKRPMNAFMVWAKDERRKILQAFPDMHNSSISKILGSRWKSMTNQEKQPYYEEQARLSRQHLEKYPDYKYKPRPKRTCIVEGKRLRVGEYKALMRNRRQDARQGFLIAPQSSQMQATSSDVLYPRPVGLQLTPPLMEHYLPRGTDPNMPVIINTRSLKAQEADGMEDRHSVADGEMYRYSEEEDSEVEDKSDGELVVLTD